The segment AACCGCGACCGGTTGCTGGAAGGCGACATTGCCCATGGCTTCCTGCGGGCGATCCTGGTTGACCCGCAGGTGAGGCGGCTGCTTTCGAGCGATCACTTCTCGGTCGATGGCACGCTGATCGAGGCCTGGGCCTCGATGAAGAGTTTCCGGCCCAGGGACGGCAGCGGCGAGCCGCCCGGTCCGGGGCGCAACGGCGAGCGTGACTTCCATGGCGAGACACGCAGCAATGAGACGCATGCCTCGAGCACCGATCCCGATGCGCGGCTCTACAAGAAAGCCAAGGGCCAGGCGGCGAAGCTATGCCACATGGGGCATGTGGTGATCGAGAACCGCCACTGCCTGGTGATCGAGGCCACAACCACGCATGCGACCGGCACGGCCGAGCGCGAGGCGGCGGTGGCGATGATCAGCGCGATACCGGGGCGGCATCGCATCACGGTCGGCTGTGACAAAGCCTACGACACGACCGACCTGGTTGCCGACATGCGTGGCCTTGATGCCACTCCGCATGTGACGCAGAACGACATCGGCCGCCGTTCAGCCATTGACCAACGCACCACGCGTCACTGGGGCTACCAGGTAAGCCAGCGCGTGCGCAAGCGGATCGAGGCGGTGTTCGGCTGGATGAAGACGATCGGCGGACAGCGCAAGACGCGCTACCGCGGCACGTCGCGGGTCGGCTGGATGTTCACGCTCTCGGCGGCGGCCTACGACCTGATCCGGCTGCCGAAGCTGCTGGGTGCCACGGCGTAGCAGACACCCGGAGTCTGTTCGTTGCATGGTCGTCAACGTAGATTTCGAAGGCCAGCACAGCCAAATCTTCCAGAATTGCCCTTCACGGCTCACTGTCAGCTTGCCTCGGCAGCCAAGAACTCAGCAAACAGCAATCGTTAAGGGGTTTTTCCGCAGCCTGTTAAGGTGGCGACCGCGTACGACATGCTGCCCGAGGGCGCCGGCACCA is part of the Longimicrobium sp. genome and harbors:
- a CDS encoding IS5 family transposase, which codes for MRGRDHQRGHLGGYVNPEAMVPPDHPLRQIRPLVNAALERLSPDFDQIYSLTGRPSVPPEQLLRALLLQAFFTVRSERQLMEPLSYNVLFRWFVGLSIEAPIWDVTVFTKNRDRLLEGDIAHGFLRAILVDPQVRRLLSSDHFSVDGTLIEAWASMKSFRPRDGSGEPPGPGRNGERDFHGETRSNETHASSTDPDARLYKKAKGQAAKLCHMGHVVIENRHCLVIEATTTHATGTAEREAAVAMISAIPGRHRITVGCDKAYDTTDLVADMRGLDATPHVTQNDIGRRSAIDQRTTRHWGYQVSQRVRKRIEAVFGWMKTIGGQRKTRYRGTSRVGWMFTLSAAAYDLIRLPKLLGATA